ATTATTGTTTTGCTTGCTATGTTGACAATCATGGGAATGGTCATGGGAATTTTATGTAAAAATACTTTTTCCCGTTTGCTCTGTTTAGGGATTTCGATGGATTTCTTTCTGTATTGTGCGGTTAATCTGTCAATGGTGATGGGCGCTATCCCTGTTGGGGGGGTGCCTTTACCACTCATTTCTTATGGAGGCTCAGCGACACTTACGATGATGGTGGGATTTGGTATTTTACTCTGTGCCTGGCGTAACCGTTTTCAAGAAGAAATTTAGTGATCATTGTCTATGTTCGTTATCTGTTATGTTATGTTTAATTTTTAAAAATATACGGTTTTTAGGATAAGATTTTCTAAAATAAGAAGGGGTAAAAAATGATCTCTATTGGTAAGTATCTTATTAACCGTCTTTATGAGGCAGGTTTACGAAGAATTTACGGTGTTCCTGGTGATTTTAATTTAAATTTTTTGGAACTTTTGATTGAAGACGGTCGTATTGAATGGGTTGGGTGTTGTAATGAGCTAAATGCGGCTTATGCTGCGGATGGGGATGCTCGGATAAGCGGTTTTGCCGCTGTTTTGACAACTTATGGGGTTGGCGACCTTTCTGCGCTTCAACCACTTGCAGGGTCATTTTGTGAAAATGTACCTATTCTTTCTATTTCAGGTTTACCCTCTTTAAATGCGGTTAAAAACCGTTTTCCATTGCATCACACACTTTTAAATGGTGATTATGACAATGTGATGGCTGCGCATCGCCCGTTTACGGCTTATCAGGCACGGTTAACACCGGAGGGTAAAGCAGGCCAAGAAATCGATCGCCTTATTGAAGGAATCTTGAGAGAAAAGAAGCCTGGCTATTTACAGCTTCCAAGCGATGTTACACAGGTTTTAATCCCAGAATCACAGCAACCTTTGGATCTCATTTTTCCACCGAGTGATCCTGAAACGTTGCGTGTCATTACAGCGTTTCTCGTTGAAAAACTCAATGCTTCTGAGAGGCCCTTCATCGCAATGGGTTCCTTGATTGGGCGTTATGGTTTGCAAGGAGAAGTTTTGTCTTTATGTCAAAAACTCAATATTCCTTATTGCTTAACGGCGGATTCAAAAACGCTTTTACCGAGGAAAAATCCACTTTTTGCTGGACAATATGCAGGGAAAGGATCCATTCCTTTAACGCTTTATCATGAGATCGCACATTCAGATTGCATCATTGCAATTGGCATTGCTTTGTCTGATCTTACCAGTGGCTTGTTTAGCAATGATGTGTCAGCCGATATTCGTATTGAATTAACACCTTATGGCGCAACAACAGGCTTCGCTGTTGCTGGGCGAGGTCTAGGAAAGAGCTTGACGGGTGCACGTTTAAAAGATGTGTTAGATGGCGTTAAGGCAAAGGCTAAGCCACATTCTGGACGTGCGTTGCCCCAAGTTGAAGAAGAAGGGCAACGAGTAGATCAAAAATGGGGATTTGAAGCTTTTTTATACAAGATGCAGTCTTTTGTTTCTGAAAAGATTTGCTTTTTGTTGAGACGGGAACGTCTTCCATTTCCTTCAACCGTTTTGACTTACCAGATGGTATTAAATATGAGACGCAGAATAATTGGGGCGCTATCGGATGGGCAACGCCTGCCGTTTTCGGAGGGGCATTAGCTCAAAAAGCTTTGGGAGAAGAGCGTCGGGTTATTCTTCTAACGGGAGAAGGCGCTTTGCAATTAACGGCGCAGGAAATCTCAACGATGGCACGTCAGGATCTGCCGATTATTTTTGTTGTGAATAATAAGGGCTATACAGTCGAGCGTGCCATTCATGGAAAAAATTCGGAATATAATGACATTGCAGAGTGGGATTATTCCAAACTGCTTTCTGTTTTCGCTCCAAAGAAAGATGTGAATAATTTCTCTGTTCATAATTTTTCTGAGTTGGAACAAGCTTTTGAAAGCGTTAAATCAGGCAAAAAATTAAGCTTGATTGAGCTTCATTTTGATCCTTTGGATGCACCAGAATTTTTATGGAAAACAGGAGAAGTTTTGGCAGAGTATGATTACGGCAGAACATTGTAATCTTTAGAAACTAAAAGAAAAAGCCTTCTACTGAAACGTAAAAGGCTTTTTTTCTTGTTTAGAAAAAGGAATAATTACCCTTTTTTCTCAATTTTTGAGAAATCGGCAACTCGATTACAAAGATTACAGAAATTTGAAATGAGCATTAAACGGTTATGACGAATATGCTCGTCAGGATCATTGACGAGAACATTTTCAAAAAAGGCATCAACAGCACGATATAATTGAGCAAAAATTTCAATCGCTTTCTGAAAATCACGCTCTTGGAGTTTTTCCAAAATTACGGGACGAGCTTCTTTTAGCTCTTTGAAAAAGGCAGTTTCTTCTTTCGATGTTAGAAGATTGCTTTCAATTCTTCCCTGTTGTTTCCATCCTTTTTTTATTTCTGCTTGTAAAATACTGCTTGCTCTGCGGTAAGCATTCAGGAGATCTGGCCAGCCAGAAATATTCTCTTCAGCGGCTTGAAGGAGAGAAGCTCTTTTAAAAATTTCAGAAATGATTTTTCCGTCTAATTTTTTGAAGATTTTTGCGTTTTCAGACGTTGTATTGTCTAAATTTAAAATGGCCTCGGCAATGCCAGCTTCTATATTTTCTTGACGTAACTGCACTCGTAAACGATCTATTAAGAAATCCTCTAAATTTTCAGGTAATGTACCATCAGAGGCAAGTGCTAAGAGTTCTCCGAGGTCTGCTTTAATGTGGTTATGTTGAAGGATTCTAAAAATTCCAAGTGCAACACGGCGTAATCCAAAGGGATCACCAGAGCCAGTTGGGGTTAAACCAATAGAGAAAAATTTAACCAGTGTATCAATACGGTCTGCAAGCGCAGCTGAAATTGATACAGGATTTTCAGGCACTTCACCAGAATTTCCTCTTGGCAGATATTGCTGCTTGATGGCCTCAACAATTTTAGGCGTTTCTTTATCATGCTCTGCGTAATAGCCGCCGATGATACCTTGCAGGGAAGGAAGTTCTCCAACCATTTCGGTCACAAGGTCTGCTTTTAGCAATAAACCAGCACGTCCTGCCATTTTTTGGAGGTTAGCATCATATCCTAGTGTTTTTGCAATTTTTTCAGAAAGTTTTTCAAGGCGCAGGGCACGATTTTTCTGAGAGCCTAATCCTTCTTGAAAAGTCATTTTTTCAAGATCATCCACACGGCTTTCAAGAGGTTTCTTTTGGTCTTGAGTCCAAAAATGCCGACCATCTTCTAGACGGGCTCTTAGAACTCTTTCATTTCCATGGGAAACAAGTTCATTATCATCGAAAGGATGGTTAGCAACGAAGGCAAAAAAAGGCGCTTCTTTTCCATTTTGAGAAAGAGGGAAATAGCGCTGATGCTCTTCCATAAGATCATCCCGAACTTCATGCGGGAGCGCCATATGGGAGGCTTCAATTTGACCAAGATAGGCGGTTGGGATTTCACAAAGCCCTGTGACTTCATTTAACAGCCGGTCGTTAAGGATAACGGTAAGATTCTTGGCCTGAGAAATTTCTTCTAAAGAGGTTTTAATTTTCTCCAGACGTTCCTTGTGAAAGGGGATAAGTCCTTTGGAACGCAACCTATTTTCCCATGTTTGGGCGGAAGTTACCTTGAATGCTTCTTGATAGCCAAAAGGTCCGTCTTCGCTGACATCTCCAGATTTTAGACTATGGGCGTGATCGCCATCACGTTCTAGGGAAAAGGAGATAAGCTGATTTTCTAAAAGGCAAACAATTTTATGAAGAGGACGCACCCATGCAAAACGTGATCCTGCTCCCCAACGCATCGCTTTAGGCCATGGAAAGTTCCAAAGTAGAGAAGGAATTTCTTCTTTTAGAATTTCTTGGGCGGATCGGGCGGGCAGATTTTCTTCAAAAAAGAACGCACCGTTTTCCTGCTTTAAGGCCTTGGGTGAAACGCCATATTTTCGAGCAAAGCCAGCAATGGCTTTTTCAGGCGCTGTTAGCTTTGGCCCTTTAATAAGGGTTGTTTTGGCAGAAATCTCTGAATTAATGTCCAAGATGCAACCAATGCGTCTCGGGTCAGAAATCAAAGTTTTGACTTTTGGATGTAGCGCAGAGAGACGTTTCTCTAATTCCTTAGCGAGTGTCTCGGCTCCAAATTGCTGAAAACGGGAAGGAATTTGTTCACTGATAAGTTCTAAAAAAAATTCAGCCATTTTTGGATGCCTCCATCTCGAGCCACGCTTCGCAGGCTGCTTTTGCCAAAGTTCTAATACGCCCGATATAGGCAGCTCTCTGTGTTGGAGAAATGACGCCACGAGCATCTAAAAGATTAAAAATGTGAGACGCTTTTAAGCAGTAATCATAGGCAGGTTGTGCCAATCCAAGTTGAGAAAGCCGTGTTGATTCTGCCTCGTTTTCCTCAAACCATTTTTGAAGAACAGCCGGATTTGAATGCTCAAAATTATATTTGGAATAGTCTTGTTCGGCACGCTTAAAAATGTCGCCGTATTTGACGCCTTTTCCGTTAAAATCAAGGTCGTAAACATTTTCAACACCTTGAACGTACATCGCAAGACGCTCTAAGCCATAAGTAAGTTCTGTTGATGGCTTCGTCACAGCAATGCCGCCAACCTGTTGGAAGTAGGTAAATTGCGTGACTTCCATGCCATCGCACCACACCTCCCAGCCAAGTCCCCAAGCACCGATGCTGGGATTTTCCCAATCATCTTCGACAAAGCGGATATCATGCTTGTCTGTATCAATTCCGATAGCACGATAGCTTTCGAGCAAGAGCGCTTGGCTATCTTCAGGGCTTGGCTTTAAGAGAACCTGAAATTGGTAATAATGCTGGAGACGGTTTGGATTTTCACCATAGCGACCATCGGCAGGACGTCGGCAGGATTGTACATAAGCTGCCTTCCAAGGGGTATCGCCGAGCGCTCTAAGCGCTGTATGCGGTGAAAGTGTGCCTGCGCCGACTTCCATGTCATAAGGCTGGAGAAGCACACATCCTTTTTCTGCCCAGAAAGTTTGAAGGCGTAAGGTTAGTTCTTGAAAACTAGGCGGACGAGACAGGTTTGATTTTGGAGCGGACATAGGAAAAAGAACGCTTTCAGCGATTTAAATTAGAGTAGAATAAGGAATGAAAAGTTTTTAACATTTCTTAACTTTCTTTTAAATGATATAATTCGAAGACGGCCATATCTAGAAGGTTAATCTAAATGAATAATGAAGAGCAAAACATTATCGGTCAGTTCCTCGCAAGAGTGGGCGGTGGACAAGGTGTTCAACAGGCACTTCCGCCGATTGATCCAGAGGCCGATCGTTATATTGGACAGCAATTTCAGCGCTATCCTGAGGCAAGATATCGTGTAACGCAGCTCGCTGTGGTGCAGGAGGCCGCTTTGAGAAATGCGCAGGCTCGTATTCAATCTTTAGAATCACAGTTGCAGCAGGCACAAGCCGCATTAAATCAAGCCCGTCAGCAACAGCAGGGCGGAGGCGGATTTTTCTCTAATTTATTTGGTGGCGGAAAAGGAAATCCAGCACAAGGCTATCCACCACCGCCAACAGCAAGGGGGATGCGCCAACCTCCTGGTTATGGGCAGCAGGGTTACGCCCAACAGCCACAATATGGACAGCCGCCAATGGGGGCTTTTCAATCTTCAGGCAAAGGTTTTTTAGGATCTGCTTTGCAGACGGCAACAGGTGTTGCGGGTGGTATGCTAGCAGCGCATGCCCTAGAGGGGCTTTTCTCTGGCCATCATGAAGCAGGCGCTTCGGGTGGTTTCGCAGATGGCGGTTCTGGTTTTGGCGCAGGCGCAGCTGGTGGCGGAGCAGATGCTGGCTATGATCCATCGTCCGATCCCTTTGCTGGAACAGGAACAGAAGACAATTCAGGCTTTGCAGATTCTGATTTTGGTGGAGATGATTCTGGCGGAGGCGGTGATTGGGGTGGTGGAGATGATTTCGGCGGATTTGACGATTCGATCTTTTAAGTCGTCTTTGAATATTTAGGGAACATGTTTAAAGCGAATGAGAATGGAGATTTTCATTCGCTTTTTAGAGTTTAGATTAGCACAGTAGAATTTTGATTTAGTAAAGAGATAATTTGAAAATGAATTCGTATCGGACACATCATTGTGAAGCCCTTAGAGCAGCAGATGCTGGAAAGGATGTACGCCTCTCAGGTTGGCTACAAAGCAAACGGGATCATGGAGGGGTGCTGTTTCTAGATTTGCGTGATGCGCATGGTGTGACACAAATTGTTGTCCCTGCGGGAAGCCCTTTGACGGAAGCACTTGAAAAGCTCCGTATTGAAAGTGTGATTACAATTGACGGAAAAGTGATTCTCCGTGGTGAAGGTCAGCAAAATACAAAAATTCCTACAGGCGAAATTGAAGTTACTGCGGAAAAACTGACTGTTATTTCTGCGGCGGATCTCCTACCATTTCAAGTTCACAGCAATGAAAAATATCCAGAGGATTTACGCTTAAAATACCGCTTTTTGGATTTGCGCCGTCCACAAATGCGCAACAATATTCTTTTAAGAAGTAAAGTGATTTCCAGTCTGCGCCGTCATATGGAGGCAGAAGGCTTTTTGGAATTGCAAACGCCTATTTTAACAGCTTCCTCTCCAGAAGGCGCAAGAGATTTCTTAGTGCCAGCCCGTTTGCATCCAGGAAAATTTTATGCGCTTCCACAAGCGCCTCAGCAGTTTAAGCAGCTTGCAATGGTGGGCGGATTTGAAAAATATTTCCAAATCGCCCCATGTTTTCGAGATGAGGCATCGCGTGCAGACCGTAGTCCAGGTGAGTTTTATCAGATGGATATGGAAATGGCTTTTGTCACACAAGAGGATGTTTTTGCGGTTCTTGAACGGGTTCTTTCTGGTGTTTTTAAAGAGTTCGTGCCTTCGGATTGGAAGGTGGACGAAGCACCTTTTGAGCGTATTCCTTATGCAGAATCAATGGCAAAATACGGATGCGATAAACCAGATTTACGAAACCCCTTAATTCTTTCAGATGTAACAGAAGCTTTTGAAAACTCTTCCTTTGGCCTGTTTGCTAAAATTGCCGCAGATGGCGGGCGTGTTGTTGCCATTCCAGCACCGGGTGCCGCGGAAAAAGGACGTGCTTTCTTTGATAAGCTCAATAAATGGGCACGGGAAGAAGGCATGGGAGGTTTGGGTTATGTGATTTTTGCCGAAGAGGGTGCAAAAGGGCCTATTGCTAAAAATCTTGAGCCAGAACGTCTGGAAAAAATTAAAGCGATTTCAGGTGTAAAAGAGGGCGACGCCGTCTTCTTCTTAGCATCCTCAGGAAAACCAGAAGAGCTTAATCGTTTTGCAACGGTTGCGAGAATGCAGGTTGGGGAAGCATTGGATTTGGTCGAAAAGAATGCTTACCGCTTTTGCTGGGTGGTTGATTTCCCAATGTATGAAAGAGATGAGGAAACAGGGCAAATTGATTTCTCCCATAATCCATTCTCAATGCCTCAAGGCGGAATGGATTCGCTTTTAAACAAAGATCCTTTGGAAATTAAAGCATGGCAATATGATATTGTTTGTAACGGTGTTGAACTTTCCTCAGGCGCTATCCGTAACCATCAGCCAGAAGTTATGATTAAAGCCTTTGAAATTGCAGGTTATCCAGCGGAAGAGGTCGAAAAACGCTTTGGTGGATTGTATAATGCGTTTAAATTTGGCGCTCCTCCACATGGTGGCGCAGCCCCTGGTGTTGACCGTATGGTAATGCTCCTAGCGGACGAGCCAAATATCCGTGAAGTCACACTCTTCCCTCTAAATCAGAAAGGGGAGGATTTGATGATGGAAGCTCCTGCGGAAATCACAGAAGAACGTTGGAAAGAACTTCATTTAAAATTGAACCTTCCGCCAAAACCTTCTGTTTCTGTTGAAAAGAAATAAAAATAAAGAAAAGCCTCTCTGAAACCAGAGAGGCTTTTTTGTTTAGATGGGGAAAATAGAAAATGACAAAATTAACAAAAGCAGAAAGAGATGCGCTTCCAGATAGTGCCTTTGCTTTGCCACAAAAAAGAATGTTTCCGATTTTTGATCGCTCTCATGCGAAAGCGGCCTTATTAGATGCTCCTAGAGCTTTAAAAGATGGTTCAATCACTGAAGAAGAAAAAGAATATATTGATCGGCTAGCAAGAGAAAAATTGGCTAAGAAAATCTAAAAACAAAAATATTTTAAGTCCTTTGACTCCGTAGTTTTCTAGGTAATTTTAAGGTCTGTTTTGCGATTTTCAGAAAAAGGACTAACCTCAATTCGAGGTGAGGATTTTCTTGCCTTTTTGATTTTTATTCATTTTGAATGGAGGACTAATGACGAGTAGTAAAAACGTCTACCTGATCCGTATGAGCTAGAAAAATACTGCGTTAAAGCAAAGCCTTTAGTGGATGAATTTCTAAAGCAGCGACGGAAACTTTTTTCTAAAAAAAGAGAGCTTTTAAGGGCTAAAGATTTAAATGATCTTTTTCAGAAGTTGGAAAAAGTTGATGTTCCCGTTTTTGTTAGGCATGGTTCAGCTTGGACGCAAATTCTTGGAACCAAGGAAGTCCCAACTGTGGCAACTTTAGCCCTTTTGTTAGATCCTATAGTGTCTGGCCCCGACTATCTAGCTCTATTTTTAGAGATGTTAAGAGATAAAGGAGCAATGCATCTCTCTCTTCTTTCATTGAATGAAGTTTCTCGTTTGAGAGTGAATAGAGAGGTGTCTTCTGAGCGAAAAAATCGCACTGATCTAGAAATTGTTGGTGATGGGTTGAAAATTGTCGTTGAGGCTAAAGTTAAAGCTAACGTTGCCAGTGCGGCTGAAGGTGAGGAAGAGGATCAATTAGGACGTTATTCTAAGGATTTAAAGGAAGATAGGAGAGAATCTCAGTTGGTTCTTTTGAGTCCTCGGAAATCAACATCAAAAGTTTCGCATATTTGGATTACTTGGTTAGACGTCGCAGATGTTCTCAGAAAAGTTGGAGATCGTCATTTTTCCTCTGTTTCTGTTTATGATTTTACCGATCATATTGTTAAGTTTCGGTAAGTTTTTATTTTTAAATTTGGGGAGTAGTTTACAATGTCAGAACAATGTCAGAACAATGTCAGAACAATGTCAGTCTTAATGAAATTATGATGAAAAATTTATCTACATTGGATGGTTCTGCCATTCAAGTAGAAAAAATTTGGGAGAAACTTTGGCGAGCTTTATGTTCAGAGGGGCGGAGTTGGTTGCGCTCAAAAAATGATTGGGACGCAGGTAAGTTTGAATATGAGGCTTACGATGATGATTATTGGTCGGAGGAGCGTTTTTGTCCCAGAGTTTGGTTGGATCATGATGGGGAACCTATCGCTGAATTCTATTTTGATGATTTGGAACAAAGATCAGCTGACTGGAAAGAGGGTGGAGTTTATTTCCCTTTGACACGTTATACAGGCAATGAAGGTGAGTTTGGAATTAGTTTTGATTTTGTCCCAGAAGATGATTCAACAAATTGGAAAGTAAAATTAGAAGAATGGATGGAAACAGAAGAATTTAATCAGGTAGAAGAGCTTGGTTTTCGTTTCTTCCCTGAACACAAAATTTTCTTTTTTCCGTTATTTTTGATAGAGAAGAAATTGCAAAAGATTTAGAAAATCGTCAGTGGGTTAATTCTTTGCGTCCATTGCGAGAGGCATTTGATGCTGTAGAAAAAGCCGTACCTTATTTTTCTACATTTGTAGAAAAATTAAGAAAGTAAGCGCTTAAAATTGTAAATGATCATTTCATAACTGAAGGAAATTCAATAACAAGGGGAGCGTGGTCAGAAGGTTTTTCTTTGCTACGCTCCTCAATATCAATCCAAGCTTTTTCTAAATCCTCTGCTAGTTTTGGTGTCAGCAGGGCGTGATCAATTCTCAAACCGTTACCTTTTTGGAAAGCGCCCCCTTGGTAATCAAAAAAACTATATTCAATGTCATTCGGATGTAAGGCTCTGAGAGCATCTGTAAGGCCAAGCCATTCAAGGCTTCTAAAGCCTGCCAAAGATTTTGGGTGAAGCAGGGCATCTGTTTGGGATAAAGTACCTTTTGCGTAATCTTTTTCTGAGGGGCAGACATTAAAATCCCCTAAAAAAATGAATTGTTTTTCTTTTTTAATGAGTTCTTTGCCTCTTAATCTAAGAGCCTCAAAAAAATCAAATTTTTGCTGAAGGCCTATGTCCCCATTACTATTGCCATTTGGCAAGTAAAGGTTTCCGAGAGTGATCTCTCCTAAAGGCGTTTCAAGTTCCCCTTCGAGGTAGCGTGCGCCAGATTCATCTTGTCCGTCTAGACCTTTTTTAAGATTTTTAAGAGGAGAACGGCTGATAATCACAACGCCGTTATAGGCTTTTTGCCCTAAGATAGCAGTGTAAAAGCCCTCTTTTTCAAAACAATCTGGAAATTGCTCATTTTCGCATTTGATTTCCTGTAATCCCACAGCCAAACATTCAGGATGTCTTTTGAGCCAATCCAGCACAAGATGCGAGCGGGCACGGATTGAATTGATATTCCAAGAAGCGAGTGAAAAAGAGGACATGTTCTGCCGTTGATACGTTTGAGAGATTTAAAAGCCGATTATGGAGAAGGGGTTAGTCATCCTCATCTTCAGGGAGGGAAAAGCTATTGCCACAACCGCAGCAGGAAGCCGCATTTGGATTTTTAATTTTAAAATGTGCTCCCATGAGTTCATCTTCGTACTGAAGTTCGCTTCCTTTGATAAGGTCGAGACTTAGTTTATCAATGAGGACAATAGCCCCGTCTTCTTCAAAAATAATATCTTCTTCGGGATTGGCTTTATCAATCGAAAATTTATATTGATAGCCGTTGCATCCACCTGCATCAACGAGAATACGCACCCCTGATTTCTGTCCTTCAACCGTTTTTTCATCGGATAGGATTTCAGAAATGCGTTTTTTTGCACCAGAAGAAATTAAAAAATCATGTGTCATGAGAAATATACGCCGTAAAAATGATATTATGTCTAAGTTATATAGAATAGGACGAAAGTTTCCGCTAAAAAAGAATTACTTTATAAAATAAAAATCTAGCTAAAACAGATTGGGTAAAATAGGAAAACGGAATGATTCAAGAGGTAAAGACAACTCCAGCTTTGGACATTACGAAAAATGGCGACTTATTGGGGGCTGCAAAGAAAGTCATTTGCGATGTTTTGGCTGAAAAGTTAGCGTTGCCAGAGGAAATTCTTTCCCGTGTTGAATTAACCCTTTCCAGAGATGCTGCGCATGGAGATTTGTCAACAAATGCGGCAATGATTGCCGCACGGCCTCTAAAAACAGCCCCTAAAGTTTTGGCGTCTAAAATTGTTGAAGCGCTGCGAGACCATAAGGCTTTCACGAAAATTGAGGTCGCAGGGCCGGGCTTTATCAATTTTACCCTTGATCCAGATATTCTACGCCAAGTGATTCCAGCCGTGCTTTCTTTGGGTTCTGAACAATGGGGAAGATCCACGTTAGGTGCTGGCAAAAAAGTAAATATCGAGTATGTTTCTGCAAATCCAACAGGTCCTTTGCATGTTGGGCATTGTCGTGGCTCTGTTGTTGGAGATGCTTTGGCAGGCGTTTTCGAGCGTGCAGGTTATGATGTCACACGGGAATATTACATTAATGATGCTGGAAATCAGGTAAAGGCTTTGGCTTGGGCCTCTTATTGGCGCTATCTTGAGGCCATTGGCAAGGCTGTTCCTGCTGAAGAATTTACACAGCATGCTCCTGGTGGTCTGCAATATCAGGGAGAATATCTCAAACCTGTTGGCGAGGCCTTGAAAGAAGAATTCGGAGAGAGTCTGATTAAAGACGGTCTCTTGACCCCATCAAAGGAAACCATTGCCATGATCCGCAAAAAAGCGGTTGCCATGATGATGGACGATATTAAAAATGATCTAGAAGCGCTGGGCATTCATCACGAAATTTTCACGAGTGAAGCTGCCATTTTTGAAGAAGGAAAAGTTGATAAAACAATTGCTTCTCTCGAAGCTAAAGGCCTTGTTTATGAAGGAACGCTTCCGCCACCAAAAGGGAAACTTCCAGATGATTGGGAAGAGCGTCCACAAAGGCTTTTCCGTTCAACAGATTTCGGAGATGATGTTGATAGGGCGCTCAAGAAAAGCGATGGTACAAATACTTATTTTGCAAATGACTTAGGCTACCATGCAGATAAGGCCTCTCGTGCAGATATGATGATTGACGTTTGGGGCGCAGATCATGGAGGCTATGTTTCCCGTTTAAAATCTGGAGTGAAAGCTTTTACAGACAAGCCTGTTGCGTTTGAAGTATTGCTTTGCCAGATTGTGCGTATTTTAAAAGATGGTGAACCTTTTAAAATGTCGAAACGTGCGGGCACATTTGTGACGGTTAGGGACTTGTTGGGTGAGGTGGATAAGGACGCTGTGCGCTTTACCATCCTTACCCGAAAAGCAGATGCGCAGATGGATTTTGATCTTGATTTGGCAGTTGCACAAAGCAGAGACAATCCTGTTTTTTATGTGCAATATGCGCATGCAAGATGCTGTTCTGTTTTAAGAATGGCGCAGGAGAAGTTTAAAGAAGCAGAAACGGTTTCTTTGGCAGATGTTGATTTATCTTCTTTGACTTCACAGGAAGAGCTTGGGATCATTCGTAGAGTGGCAGAATTTCCAAAGGTGGTTGAGGCTTCCGCCCAACATCGTGAGCCACATCGCATTGCAACTTACTGCATGCAGTTAGCAAGTGATTTTCATGCTCTTTGGAATAAAGGTAACGATCAGCTGGAATTACGTTTTATTCAAGAAGATAAAGGAGCAACTTTTGCTCGTTTAGCCTTGGTGAAAACAATTGCAGAAACGATTAAAGCAGCTTTGTCTGTAATAGGGGTGGATGCCCGTGAGGAAATGCGCTGATGAATGACCATAATTTTGATCAGGAAGATTATCCGCCTCATGGTTATGAGACAGATTATGATGCCTATCCTCGTGCGCCTTTGAGCGGCACGGAAGGGCGTTCAGGTTTTCTGG
The genomic region above belongs to Acetobacteraceae bacterium and contains:
- the aspS gene encoding aspartate--tRNA ligase; this encodes MNSYRTHHCEALRAADAGKDVRLSGWLQSKRDHGGVLFLDLRDAHGVTQIVVPAGSPLTEALEKLRIESVITIDGKVILRGEGQQNTKIPTGEIEVTAEKLTVISAADLLPFQVHSNEKYPEDLRLKYRFLDLRRPQMRNNILLRSKVISSLRRHMEAEGFLELQTPILTASSPEGARDFLVPARLHPGKFYALPQAPQQFKQLAMVGGFEKYFQIAPCFRDEASRADRSPGEFYQMDMEMAFVTQEDVFAVLERVLSGVFKEFVPSDWKVDEAPFERIPYAESMAKYGCDKPDLRNPLILSDVTEAFENSSFGLFAKIAADGGRVVAIPAPGAAEKGRAFFDKLNKWAREEGMGGLGYVIFAEEGAKGPIAKNLEPERLEKIKAISGVKEGDAVFFLASSGKPEELNRFATVARMQVGEALDLVEKNAYRFCWVVDFPMYERDEETGQIDFSHNPFSMPQGGMDSLLNKDPLEIKAWQYDIVCNGVELSSGAIRNHQPEVMIKAFEIAGYPAEEVEKRFGGLYNAFKFGAPPHGGAAPGVDRMVMLLADEPNIREVTLFPLNQKGEDLMMEAPAEITEERWKELHLKLNLPPKPSVSVEKK
- a CDS encoding DUF2076 domain-containing protein, which translates into the protein MNNEEQNIIGQFLARVGGGQGVQQALPPIDPEADRYIGQQFQRYPEARYRVTQLAVVQEAALRNAQARIQSLESQLQQAQAALNQARQQQQGGGGFFSNLFGGGKGNPAQGYPPPPTARGMRQPPGYGQQGYAQQPQYGQPPMGAFQSSGKGFLGSALQTATGVAGGMLAAHALEGLFSGHHEAGASGGFADGGSGFGAGAAGGGADAGYDPSSDPFAGTGTEDNSGFADSDFGGDDSGGGGDWGGGDDFGGFDDSIF
- the xth gene encoding exodeoxyribonuclease III, with the protein product MSSFSLASWNINSIRARSHLVLDWLKRHPECLAVGLQEIKCENEQFPDCFEKEGFYTAILGQKAYNGVVIISRSPLKNLKKGLDGQDESGARYLEGELETPLGEITLGNLYLPNGNSNGDIGLQQKFDFFEALRLRGKELIKKEKQFIFLGDFNVCPSEKDYAKGTLSQTDALLHPKSLAGFRSLEWLGLTDALRALHPNDIEYSFFDYQGGAFQKGNGLRIDHALLTPKLAEDLEKAWIDIEERSKEKPSDHAPLVIEFPSVMK
- a CDS encoding glycine--tRNA ligase subunit alpha, which codes for MSAPKSNLSRPPSFQELTLRLQTFWAEKGCVLLQPYDMEVGAGTLSPHTALRALGDTPWKAAYVQSCRRPADGRYGENPNRLQHYYQFQVLLKPSPEDSQALLLESYRAIGIDTDKHDIRFVEDDWENPSIGAWGLGWEVWCDGMEVTQFTYFQQVGGIAVTKPSTELTYGLERLAMYVQGVENVYDLDFNGKGVKYGDIFKRAEQDYSKYNFEHSNPAVLQKWFEENEAESTRLSQLGLAQPAYDYCLKASHIFNLLDARGVISPTQRAAYIGRIRTLAKAACEAWLEMEASKNG
- a CDS encoding alpha-keto acid decarboxylase family protein, whose protein sequence is MISIGKYLINRLYEAGLRRIYGVPGDFNLNFLELLIEDGRIEWVGCCNELNAAYAADGDARISGFAAVLTTYGVGDLSALQPLAGSFCENVPILSISGLPSLNAVKNRFPLHHTLLNGDYDNVMAAHRPFTAYQARLTPEGKAGQEIDRLIEGILREKKPGYLQLPSDVTQVLIPESQQPLDLIFPPSDPETLRVITAFLVEKLNASERPFIAMGSLIGRYGLQGEVLSLCQKLNIPYCLTADSKTLLPRKNPLFAGQYAGKGSIPLTLYHEIAHSDCIIAIGIALSDLTSGLFSNDVSADIRIELTPYGATTGFAVAGRGLGKSLTGARLKDVLDGVKAKAKPHSGRALPQVEEEGQRVDQKWGFEAFLYKMQSFVSEKICFLLRRERLPFPSTVLTYQMVLNMRRRIIGALSDGQRLPFSEGH
- a CDS encoding glycine--tRNA ligase subunit beta, with amino-acid sequence MLVASFLQHRELPISGVLELWQKQPAKRGSRWRHPKMAEFFLELISEQIPSRFQQFGAETLAKELEKRLSALHPKVKTLISDPRRIGCILDINSEISAKTTLIKGPKLTAPEKAIAGFARKYGVSPKALKQENGAFFFEENLPARSAQEILKEEIPSLLWNFPWPKAMRWGAGSRFAWVRPLHKIVCLLENQLISFSLERDGDHAHSLKSGDVSEDGPFGYQEAFKVTSAQTWENRLRSKGLIPFHKERLEKIKTSLEEISQAKNLTVILNDRLLNEVTGLCEIPTAYLGQIEASHMALPHEVRDDLMEEHQRYFPLSQNGKEAPFFAFVANHPFDDNELVSHGNERVLRARLEDGRHFWTQDQKKPLESRVDDLEKMTFQEGLGSQKNRALRLEKLSEKIAKTLGYDANLQKMAGRAGLLLKADLVTEMVGELPSLQGIIGGYYAEHDKETPKIVEAIKQQYLPRGNSGEVPENPVSISAALADRIDTLVKFFSIGLTPTGSGDPFGLRRVALGIFRILQHNHIKADLGELLALASDGTLPENLEDFLIDRLRVQLRQENIEAGIAEAILNLDNTTSENAKIFKKLDGKIISEIFKRASLLQAAEENISGWPDLLNAYRRASSILQAEIKKGWKQQGRIESNLLTSKEETAFFKELKEARPVILEKLQERDFQKAIEIFAQLYRAVDAFFENVLVNDPDEHIRHNRLMLISNFCNLCNRVADFSKIEKKG